AAGTTACTAGAAAGGTCAATTCTATTATTGATAATGTAGAAGAATTATTTTTAAACTATAATGTAGATGGAGATGATTTAAAAATACTCAATAAAGAACTTAATGGCATATTAAATGATATTAACTATATAGAAAAGCATACAAAGAAAATCTAAAGTAAGATACTTGTAAATTTAAGGTTCTATTAAAAAACTTTGTACAACCTCAAAATTTAATACTAAAGATAAAAAATCTTATTTGTTAAAATAATAAAGTAGCTGATTGAGCATATGCTCAATCAGCTATTTTGTTTTTAGTGATGTCCACATCCATCATGTGAACAAGTATGATTTGATGGAAATTCTACTAATTTTCCATCTTTAAGTAAGTCCAAATTACCACTGATAGTATCAGCTTCAGCTCTATAAACTTTTATTCCCATACTATTTAATTTAACTATGGCACCTTGCCCTATTCCTCCAACTACCACTGCATCTACAACTGTACCTGATAATGCTTTTATTGGTTGACACTTTCCATGTTCATGACCTAAATCTCCATTGTCTAAAGATTTAACTTCTCCACTTTCTAAGTCACACACAACAAAGATTGGTGCAGAACCAAAATGACCATATGGTTTGCTATCTAATCCTTTATTTTCTTCTACTGGTATACATACTTTCATTATTATTTCTCCCTTCTCTTACAACATTTTTTCATAGATTTACATTCTTTACTGCATCCTAGATGTATTGTATTTACATCAAATACATCTATAAAGCTTTCACTAGAATTACTTAACATAGAGTTTATAAAATCCATACATATGTT
This sequence is a window from Clostridioides difficile. Protein-coding genes within it:
- a CDS encoding NifB/NifX family molybdenum-iron cluster-binding protein; the encoded protein is MKVCIPVEENKGLDSKPYGHFGSAPIFVVCDLESGEVKSLDNGDLGHEHGKCQPIKALSGTVVDAVVVGGIGQGAIVKLNSMGIKVYRAEADTISGNLDLLKDGKLVEFPSNHTCSHDGCGHH